In a single window of the Allobranchiibius huperziae genome:
- a CDS encoding BlaI/MecI/CopY family transcriptional regulator yields the protein MRRQPGALEREVVAAIAAAGEELTTPQIHAALDRTAAYTTVMTTLTRLCDKGVLRRTPVGRTYRYGLVESTATMGAALTALQMRRLMEAHEDRSAVMSRFIGDLSAEDARLLTQLLIEATHVPQTGDPGAQA from the coding sequence ATGCGACGGCAGCCAGGTGCACTGGAGCGTGAGGTGGTTGCGGCCATCGCCGCCGCGGGCGAGGAGTTGACGACCCCCCAGATCCATGCCGCGCTCGACCGCACCGCGGCATACACGACCGTCATGACGACGCTCACCCGATTGTGCGACAAGGGTGTGTTGCGCCGTACCCCGGTCGGACGCACCTACCGGTACGGGCTGGTCGAATCGACCGCCACCATGGGCGCGGCACTGACAGCGCTCCAGATGCGCCGCCTGATGGAGGCGCACGAGGACCGGTCGGCGGTGATGTCACGCTTCATCGGTGACCTCAGCGCCGAGGACGCGCGCCTGCTCACCCAGCTCCTGATCGAGGCCACCCACGTGCCGCAGACCGGCGATCCAGGGGCGCAGGCGTGA
- a CDS encoding SDR family NAD(P)-dependent oxidoreductase has translation MTTIAIIGAGRGLGAAVARRFGEEGFAVGLISRHRGRVDDLAAELQEDGVQAAGFVGDVRDPASITAALEQVTQTLGPIEVLQYSPLPQKDFMRPVLETTPADLVGPVEFSIYGPVAAVHQVLPGMRFLGENRGTILFVNGGSAVTPGRGVTGTSVAFAGQAAYAQLLNEVLGEEGIQVSQLIIGGQIIAGDKEKSPEVLAQHLWELHSERKEFRRQVSAD, from the coding sequence ATGACCACGATCGCGATCATCGGAGCAGGCCGGGGCCTCGGAGCCGCCGTCGCTCGTCGGTTCGGCGAGGAGGGTTTCGCGGTCGGCTTGATCTCACGACACCGCGGACGTGTCGACGACCTCGCCGCCGAGCTGCAGGAGGACGGTGTACAGGCCGCCGGTTTCGTGGGCGACGTCCGAGACCCGGCATCGATCACGGCCGCACTGGAGCAGGTCACGCAGACCCTCGGCCCGATCGAGGTGCTGCAGTACAGCCCCCTGCCGCAGAAGGACTTCATGCGTCCGGTGCTGGAGACCACCCCGGCCGACCTCGTCGGTCCTGTCGAGTTCTCGATCTACGGACCGGTCGCCGCCGTGCACCAGGTGCTCCCCGGGATGCGCTTCCTCGGGGAGAACCGCGGCACGATCCTGTTCGTCAACGGCGGCTCGGCCGTCACCCCCGGCCGGGGCGTCACGGGCACCTCGGTCGCCTTCGCCGGCCAGGCCGCGTACGCGCAGCTGCTGAACGAGGTGCTCGGCGAGGAGGGCATCCAGGTCTCCCAGCTGATCATCGGCGGCCAGATCATCGCCGGCGACAAGGAGAAGAGCCCCGAGGTGCTCGCCCAGCACCTCTGGGAGCTGCACTCCGAGCGCAAGGAGTTCCGTCGACAGGTCAGTGCCGACTGA
- a CDS encoding M56 family peptidase, translated as MIVAALIACLGAGIALALAAPVLGRSMRPAPATVLLTAGAFVVSAGTGFIACVMCFETIAGIPAIAAACGWSARQLHSSSPAPWAGMLAGAVVSVLLARSLISVVGEGRSLWQSAAACRRMPNVAGLVIIPELESPRAIAGFPGRVVVGAPVLAALGPRHRQALIAHEQAHLIAHHHAYLQLVEVATAANPILRPVRRAVRLSTERWADEIAADQIGDRRVVAGAIVAAATVTSADATITRLAFAQDEVAYRVQVLLQPRRRSLPAAAVLGALLVVVPAGAVATTAHITEGTFERAHARLVHPHAPLTRWVHSVVVTAHPAGPMPDTAAQ; from the coding sequence GTGATCGTCGCCGCACTGATCGCCTGCCTCGGGGCCGGCATCGCACTGGCCCTGGCCGCTCCGGTGCTGGGGCGCTCGATGCGGCCCGCGCCGGCGACGGTGCTGCTGACGGCCGGCGCCTTCGTGGTGAGCGCCGGCACCGGGTTCATCGCCTGCGTCATGTGTTTCGAGACGATTGCGGGCATCCCTGCCATCGCGGCCGCCTGCGGCTGGAGCGCGCGTCAGCTGCACAGCTCGAGCCCCGCACCGTGGGCCGGCATGCTCGCCGGGGCGGTCGTATCGGTCCTGCTCGCCCGTTCGCTCATCTCGGTCGTCGGAGAGGGCCGATCGTTGTGGCAGTCCGCTGCCGCGTGTCGGCGGATGCCGAACGTAGCGGGACTGGTCATCATCCCAGAGCTCGAGTCGCCGCGCGCGATAGCCGGATTCCCCGGTCGGGTCGTGGTGGGCGCACCCGTCCTGGCGGCCTTGGGTCCGAGGCACCGGCAGGCGCTGATCGCCCACGAGCAGGCGCACCTCATCGCTCATCACCACGCGTACCTCCAGCTGGTCGAGGTCGCAACAGCGGCCAATCCGATCCTGCGCCCGGTACGCCGGGCGGTGCGCCTCTCCACGGAACGCTGGGCCGATGAGATAGCCGCCGATCAGATCGGCGACCGGCGCGTCGTTGCCGGCGCCATCGTCGCCGCGGCCACCGTCACCTCAGCGGACGCGACGATCACCCGCCTCGCCTTCGCCCAGGACGAGGTGGCCTACCGGGTGCAGGTGCTGCTCCAGCCACGACGTCGTTCGCTGCCGGCCGCCGCCGTGCTCGGCGCACTCCTGGTCGTCGTTCCGGCCGGCGCGGTCGCTACTACCGCTCACATCACCGAGGGCACCTTCGAGCGCGCTCATGCTCGACTCGTGCACCCGCACGCTCCGCTGACCCGCTGGGTGCACAGCGTGGTCGTCACTGCCCATCCCGCCGGGCCGATGCCGGACACAGCGGCTCAGTAG
- the mshD gene encoding mycothiol synthase codes for MTLTAEQVRAQLPDLARAAQEVDGVAPLSEQTLLNARHGAPDGESPDGEGPAMVWHDVDGELIAIAVSDASRASYELVVRPDHRRNGYGASLLDLVVNQVSEEGAARVWAHGDLPTARSLATSHGLHVVRELWKMARPVDGEPGIEEPSLPTGFASRRFEPGADDEAWLGVNARAFAHHPEQGRMTLADLRERMDQDWFDPTGLLLIEDVTGERPVLAASHWTKIEPPGAAEGEVYVVAVDPAYQGRGLGRAVTTLGLAHLAAAGVRTIDLYVEGDNAPAIATYRGWGFDKASADVMYAL; via the coding sequence ATGACCCTCACCGCGGAGCAGGTCCGCGCCCAACTGCCCGATCTCGCGCGCGCGGCCCAGGAGGTCGACGGCGTGGCCCCGCTCTCGGAGCAGACGTTGCTGAATGCCCGGCACGGCGCACCCGACGGCGAGTCCCCTGACGGAGAGGGGCCTGCCATGGTGTGGCACGACGTGGACGGTGAGCTGATCGCGATCGCGGTCTCCGACGCGAGCCGCGCGTCGTACGAGCTGGTCGTGCGACCCGATCACCGGCGCAACGGGTACGGCGCCAGCCTGCTGGACCTCGTCGTCAACCAGGTGAGCGAGGAGGGTGCCGCGCGGGTCTGGGCACACGGCGACCTGCCGACCGCCCGGTCACTGGCCACCAGCCACGGGCTGCACGTGGTGCGCGAGCTGTGGAAGATGGCACGACCCGTGGACGGTGAGCCGGGGATCGAAGAGCCATCTCTGCCAACTGGATTCGCTTCGCGCCGCTTCGAGCCTGGTGCGGACGACGAGGCATGGCTCGGGGTCAACGCACGCGCGTTCGCCCACCACCCCGAACAGGGCCGAATGACCCTGGCGGACCTGCGGGAGCGGATGGACCAGGACTGGTTCGATCCCACCGGGCTACTGCTCATCGAGGACGTCACCGGGGAGCGGCCCGTGCTGGCCGCCTCGCACTGGACCAAGATCGAGCCGCCCGGCGCCGCGGAGGGCGAGGTCTACGTCGTCGCCGTCGACCCGGCGTACCAGGGTCGCGGGCTCGGCCGGGCCGTGACCACACTGGGCCTGGCACACCTGGCAGCGGCCGGAGTGCGCACCATCGACCTCTACGTCGAAGGCGACAACGCGCCGGCAATCGCGACCTACCGCGGGTGGGGTTTCGACAAGGCCAGCGCGGACGTGATGTACGCCCTGTAG
- a CDS encoding RNA degradosome polyphosphate kinase, with translation MESQPGATSHRVDDSPVQDDDQNIDHSTSSDANLVRLARRSAGAHARARGANGRFVRVAPELKFDPQDEELPDDRFLDREISWMQFNERVLQLAADPAVPLLERIRYLAIFASNLDEFFMVRVAGLKRRIATGLAVRSASGLEPREVLDEISHAAHKLMQVHAQLFQKQLRPAVQDEGIRILRPAELTDSDRAHLGDLFQSRIYPVLTPLAVDPAHPFPYISGLSLNLAVILINPKTEREHFARVKVPPLLPRLIELEPDEGEDPLFNTRFVAIEDVIAEHLGALFPGMEVREHFTFRVTRNEDLEVEEDDAESLLTALERELTRRRFGPPIRLEVADDMDDHVMDLLVRELNVHEREVYRLPEPLDLRGLNAVADLDRSELRWPPFVAMVHPDLAPIERSAQSDVLEAMRGGDILLHHPYDSFSTSVQAFIEQAAADPNVLAIKQTLYRTSGDSPIIDALIEAAETGKQVLAVVELKARFDEENNITWARKLERAGVHVVYGMVGLKTHAKLCLVVRQEGESMRRYCHIGTGNYNPKTARLYEDLGILTCDPEVGEDLSRLFNQLSGMAPRAKFRRLLVAPRSVRTGLVERMSKVADAARDGKDARIQIKVNSLVDEQIIDACYRASQAGAKVDVWVRGICSLRPGIEGLSENIKVRSVLGRFLEHSRVFRFQIEGEDDVIFIGSADMMHRNLDRRVEAMVRITTPRHVATLGHLLDLGVADETSSWALHGDGRWERHNLDENGAPLRDLQQHLIDTYAKRRKKARRR, from the coding sequence ATGGAATCCCAGCCCGGAGCCACGTCCCACCGCGTCGACGACAGTCCGGTGCAGGACGACGACCAGAACATCGACCACTCGACATCCAGTGACGCCAACCTGGTGCGCCTCGCCCGGCGTTCGGCCGGCGCGCACGCCCGTGCCCGCGGCGCGAACGGCCGTTTCGTCCGCGTCGCGCCCGAGCTGAAGTTCGATCCCCAGGACGAGGAGCTGCCCGACGACCGGTTCCTGGACCGGGAGATCTCCTGGATGCAGTTCAACGAACGCGTCCTGCAGCTGGCGGCCGACCCGGCCGTCCCGTTGCTCGAACGGATCCGCTACCTGGCGATCTTCGCCAGCAACCTGGACGAGTTCTTCATGGTGCGGGTGGCCGGCCTCAAACGCCGAATCGCTACGGGCCTCGCCGTGCGCTCCGCCTCCGGCCTGGAGCCCCGTGAGGTGCTCGATGAGATCTCGCACGCCGCTCACAAGCTGATGCAGGTGCACGCGCAGCTCTTCCAGAAGCAGCTGCGGCCGGCCGTGCAGGACGAAGGCATCCGCATCCTGCGGCCCGCGGAGCTCACCGATTCAGACCGCGCCCACCTCGGCGACCTGTTCCAGTCCCGGATCTACCCGGTGCTGACCCCGCTGGCGGTCGACCCGGCGCACCCCTTCCCGTACATCTCCGGGCTGTCGCTCAACCTCGCGGTGATCCTGATCAACCCCAAGACCGAGCGCGAGCATTTCGCCCGCGTGAAGGTGCCGCCGCTGCTGCCGCGGTTGATCGAGCTGGAGCCGGACGAAGGGGAGGATCCCCTCTTCAACACCCGGTTCGTGGCCATCGAGGACGTCATCGCCGAGCACCTGGGCGCGCTCTTTCCAGGTATGGAGGTACGCGAGCACTTCACCTTCCGGGTGACGCGCAACGAGGACCTCGAGGTCGAGGAGGACGACGCGGAGAGCCTGCTCACCGCGCTGGAGCGGGAACTGACCCGGCGCCGGTTCGGGCCGCCCATCCGCCTCGAGGTCGCCGACGACATGGACGACCACGTGATGGACCTGCTGGTCCGGGAGCTCAACGTGCACGAGCGGGAGGTCTACCGCCTCCCCGAGCCGCTGGATCTGCGTGGCCTGAACGCGGTGGCCGACCTGGACCGGTCCGAGCTGCGCTGGCCGCCGTTCGTGGCCATGGTGCACCCGGACCTGGCGCCGATCGAGCGGTCGGCCCAGTCCGACGTCCTGGAGGCGATGCGCGGCGGCGACATCCTGCTGCACCACCCCTACGACTCGTTCTCGACCTCGGTGCAGGCGTTCATCGAGCAGGCCGCGGCCGACCCCAACGTGCTCGCGATCAAGCAGACCCTCTACCGGACGTCCGGCGACTCCCCCATCATCGACGCCCTGATCGAGGCCGCGGAGACCGGCAAGCAGGTGCTCGCGGTGGTGGAGCTGAAGGCCCGCTTCGACGAGGAGAACAACATCACCTGGGCGCGCAAGCTGGAGCGCGCGGGCGTGCACGTGGTCTACGGGATGGTGGGGCTCAAGACGCACGCCAAGCTGTGCCTCGTCGTACGCCAGGAGGGTGAGTCGATGCGGCGCTACTGCCACATCGGCACCGGCAACTACAACCCGAAGACGGCCCGGCTCTACGAGGATCTGGGCATCCTCACCTGCGACCCCGAGGTCGGCGAGGACCTGTCCCGGCTGTTCAACCAGCTGTCCGGGATGGCGCCGCGGGCCAAGTTCCGCCGGCTCCTCGTCGCGCCCCGCTCGGTGCGCACCGGCCTGGTCGAACGGATGAGCAAGGTCGCCGACGCCGCCCGTGACGGCAAGGACGCCCGCATCCAGATCAAGGTCAACTCTCTGGTCGACGAGCAGATCATCGACGCCTGTTATCGCGCGTCCCAGGCCGGAGCCAAGGTCGACGTCTGGGTCCGCGGCATCTGCTCGCTGCGCCCGGGCATCGAGGGCTTGTCGGAGAACATCAAGGTGCGCTCGGTGCTTGGCCGCTTCCTGGAGCACTCCCGCGTCTTCCGTTTCCAGATCGAGGGCGAGGACGACGTCATCTTCATCGGCAGCGCCGACATGATGCATCGCAACCTGGACCGCCGGGTCGAGGCGATGGTGCGCATCACGACGCCACGCCACGTAGCGACGCTCGGACACCTGCTCGACCTCGGCGTCGCCGACGAGACCTCGTCGTGGGCGTTGCACGGTGACGGGCGGTGGGAGCGGCACAACCTCGACGAGAACGGCGCACCGCTGCGCGACCTGCAGCAACATCTGATCGACACCTACGCGAAGCGCCGCAAGAAGGCGCGACGTCGGTGA
- a CDS encoding winged helix-turn-helix transcriptional regulator: MARLLLLTDARGASVEVLPALGLLGHRVRVLPTEPQALVDPPECDVVLLDARRDLANARGLTRVLRTTGLSTPLIAIFTEGGLTALTNEWQLDDVLLESAGPAEVEARIRLAMTRTTTQAEDEPTRILAGELTIDEDAYSARIRSRALDLTYKEFELLKHLAQHPGRVFTRAQLLQEVWGYDYFGGTRTVDVHVRRLRAKLGPDNESLIGTVRNVGYRFVGAHELRAPEEQIAPA, translated from the coding sequence ATGGCACGCCTGTTGCTCCTCACCGACGCTCGCGGCGCGAGTGTCGAGGTGCTTCCGGCCCTCGGTCTTCTCGGCCATCGGGTGCGCGTGCTGCCCACCGAACCGCAGGCCCTGGTCGATCCTCCCGAGTGCGACGTCGTGCTGCTGGACGCCCGACGCGACCTGGCCAATGCGCGCGGGCTGACCCGGGTGCTGCGTACGACGGGGCTGTCCACCCCACTCATCGCGATCTTCACCGAGGGCGGTCTCACCGCGCTCACCAACGAGTGGCAGTTGGACGACGTGCTGCTGGAATCGGCCGGCCCTGCCGAGGTCGAGGCCCGGATCCGGCTGGCGATGACCAGGACGACGACGCAGGCCGAGGACGAGCCCACCCGCATCCTGGCCGGTGAGCTCACCATCGACGAGGACGCATACTCCGCCCGCATCCGCAGCCGAGCGCTCGATCTGACGTACAAGGAGTTCGAGCTGCTCAAGCACCTGGCGCAGCACCCGGGTCGGGTCTTCACCCGCGCCCAGCTGCTGCAGGAGGTGTGGGGCTACGACTACTTCGGCGGCACCCGCACGGTCGACGTGCACGTGCGACGCCTGCGCGCGAAACTCGGCCCGGACAACGAGTCGCTGATCGGTACGGTGCGCAACGTCGGCTACCGCTTCGTGGGCGCGCACGAATTGCGCGCGCCGGAGGAGCAGATCGCCCCGGCCTAG
- a CDS encoding NUDIX domain-containing protein, protein MTAQGGGQPAAGALVWRRESGVLQVALVHRPRYDDWSWPKGKLDPGECWAGAAAREVLEETGLRPRLGIPLPRAVYGLRDGSLKEVRYWAAQAVGGSGTLENEIDRVEWLTPPAARERLTYARDSLQLQALLDADRRGALRTWVLAVVRHGDAVSRSSWDRSDTDRPLTPQGKKRAAALTPALGAYGVRRLVSSPSTRCTATVAPYARAHQLQIREKRGLSEEVFADEPGRALRHMERALERGEFTALCTHRPVLPALLHRLAEQAPGAACTTLLERARDGLEKGEALICQMVDVGEAARVVSVERNRP, encoded by the coding sequence GTGACCGCACAGGGCGGTGGGCAGCCGGCTGCCGGCGCGCTCGTCTGGCGCCGTGAGAGCGGGGTCCTGCAGGTCGCGTTGGTGCACAGGCCCCGGTACGACGACTGGTCCTGGCCCAAGGGCAAGCTCGACCCAGGCGAGTGCTGGGCCGGTGCCGCCGCGCGGGAGGTCCTGGAGGAGACGGGGCTGCGCCCGCGCCTCGGCATCCCCCTGCCGCGCGCCGTCTACGGGCTGCGCGACGGCAGCCTCAAAGAGGTGCGCTACTGGGCAGCGCAGGCCGTCGGCGGATCGGGCACCCTGGAGAACGAGATCGACCGGGTCGAGTGGCTGACCCCGCCGGCAGCGCGTGAACGGCTGACCTACGCACGGGACTCCCTGCAACTACAGGCCCTGCTCGACGCCGATCGCCGGGGCGCGCTGCGTACCTGGGTCCTCGCGGTGGTCCGGCACGGCGACGCGGTGTCCCGCTCGTCCTGGGACCGCTCCGACACGGACAGGCCGCTCACTCCGCAGGGCAAGAAACGCGCGGCCGCTCTCACGCCGGCGCTCGGCGCGTACGGCGTGCGCCGCCTGGTCTCCTCTCCGTCGACGCGGTGCACCGCAACCGTCGCCCCCTACGCGCGCGCCCACCAACTGCAGATCAGGGAGAAGCGCGGGCTGTCCGAGGAGGTCTTCGCGGACGAACCGGGGCGTGCCCTACGGCACATGGAGCGGGCCCTGGAGCGCGGCGAGTTCACTGCGTTGTGCACTCATCGCCCCGTCCTGCCCGCACTCCTGCATCGCCTCGCGGAGCAGGCTCCCGGCGCGGCCTGCACGACCCTGCTCGAACGGGCGCGCGACGGGCTGGAGAAGGGCGAGGCCCTCATCTGCCAGATGGTGGATGTGGGAGAGGCGGCGCGCGTGGTGTCGGTGGAGCGCAACCGTCCCTGA
- a CDS encoding MoaD/ThiS family protein, translating to MAQIVVRYWAGAQAAAGTPTEQLNGLTVGDVVAAATQQHPELRPVFALAALLMNGSRVDAEDPLVDGATLEVLPPFAGG from the coding sequence ATGGCACAGATCGTCGTGCGGTACTGGGCCGGAGCACAGGCTGCTGCCGGCACCCCGACCGAACAGTTGAACGGCCTCACCGTCGGCGACGTGGTCGCCGCGGCCACCCAGCAACACCCGGAGCTGCGGCCGGTCTTCGCGCTTGCAGCGCTCCTGATGAACGGCAGCCGGGTCGACGCCGAGGACCCACTGGTCGACGGCGCCACCCTGGAGGTGCTGCCGCCCTTCGCAGGCGGCTGA